In a genomic window of Pseudoxanthomonas indica:
- a CDS encoding putative bifunctional diguanylate cyclase/phosphodiesterase, giving the protein MGKQRTSAGSDGATDSGGQRLPGRVAAIILFSALGAMLTATVLEVQAGATAYIVGESHWSKAQQIAVSSLYRYVSHGDQADLDSAREALKVPLGDRKARLALDRQPIDYPAAEQGFLQGGNAPADIGRMIRMYRLFAHAPFFRDSVQRWRQSDAGILSLVALADHLEQRSRAGALDDFDVGHYQRLLLETDERLRASELAFSQSLVDGSRFLRMSLMILSVIAFFALAWYSLAVMRRTLLHIRRTESEFRAAFHQAAVGMLKLDGEGRFTQANEALAQILAWPLTELRRQRLGDILHAEDLHFDVHGRIDWKRIIEPGERRLRRSDGSSRWVRWSASIITGQDPEGSRVFAVVEDVSEARELASEIAHQASHDDLTGLINRREIERRLGHVTANVQRDRAHHCLCFVDLDQLKLVNDTCGHAAGDRFLRQFANGLGSSLRSEDWVGRLGGDEFAIFLAGADLEVAEKVAQRIHTRLAQSAFHWNDRKFGLGCSIGIVEINADTTDADWLLRAADTACYLAKEEGRNRIRCYRETDEAFARRQTELDWVAHIQLAIAEDRLLLYAQRIKPLRGEPRLQYEVLVRMVDHEGRIYSPGYFLPPLERYGQAMILDRHVLASTLAQLSRDTRHLLCLDLCHINVSAQSIADPQFRRFAAEQLDAHPGVANKICFEITETAVIGNLGDACLFIEAMRARGCRIALDDFGSGLSSFAYLKSLDVDILKIDGAFIRDLGQDNVDLALVRSMSQVGRALGKRTIAEWVENEAALAKLDEVGIDCVQGYAIHAPAPLSTLIREWKTLHLDVHAPALLASPGPAALLPG; this is encoded by the coding sequence GTGGGCAAGCAGCGGACCAGTGCGGGTTCCGACGGCGCCACCGACAGCGGTGGTCAGCGCCTGCCCGGGCGCGTGGCCGCGATCATCCTGTTCTCCGCGCTGGGCGCCATGCTCACCGCGACCGTGCTGGAAGTGCAGGCCGGCGCCACCGCCTACATCGTCGGCGAGAGCCATTGGTCCAAGGCGCAGCAGATCGCCGTGTCCAGCCTCTACCGCTATGTCAGCCACGGCGACCAGGCCGATCTGGACAGTGCGCGCGAGGCGCTCAAGGTGCCCCTGGGTGATCGCAAGGCGCGGCTGGCGCTGGATCGCCAGCCCATCGATTACCCGGCGGCCGAGCAGGGCTTCTTGCAGGGCGGCAACGCGCCGGCCGACATCGGCCGGATGATCCGCATGTACCGCCTGTTTGCACACGCGCCGTTCTTCCGCGATTCCGTGCAGCGCTGGCGCCAGTCCGATGCCGGCATCCTGTCGCTGGTGGCGCTGGCCGATCATCTGGAGCAGCGCTCTCGGGCCGGCGCGCTGGATGATTTCGACGTCGGCCATTACCAGCGCCTGCTGCTGGAAACCGATGAGCGCCTGCGTGCGTCGGAGCTGGCGTTCTCGCAGTCGCTGGTGGACGGTTCGCGCTTCCTGCGCATGTCGCTGATGATCCTCAGTGTGATCGCCTTCTTCGCCCTGGCCTGGTATTCGCTGGCGGTGATGCGGCGCACGCTGTTGCATATCCGTCGCACCGAATCCGAATTCCGCGCCGCCTTCCACCAGGCCGCGGTGGGCATGCTCAAGCTCGATGGCGAAGGCCGCTTCACCCAGGCCAATGAAGCGCTGGCGCAAATCCTGGCCTGGCCCTTGACCGAGCTGCGCCGGCAGCGGCTGGGCGACATCCTGCATGCCGAGGATCTGCATTTCGATGTCCACGGTCGAATCGACTGGAAGCGGATCATCGAACCCGGCGAGCGCCGGCTTCGACGCAGCGACGGCAGCAGCCGCTGGGTGCGCTGGAGTGCGTCGATCATCACCGGCCAGGATCCGGAAGGTTCGCGCGTCTTTGCCGTGGTGGAAGACGTGTCCGAGGCGCGCGAGCTGGCCAGCGAGATTGCCCACCAGGCAAGCCACGATGATCTGACCGGCCTGATCAACCGCCGCGAGATCGAACGCCGGCTCGGCCATGTCACCGCCAACGTACAGCGCGACCGTGCGCATCACTGCCTGTGCTTTGTCGATCTGGATCAGCTCAAGCTGGTCAATGACACCTGCGGCCACGCCGCCGGCGATCGCTTCCTGCGCCAGTTCGCCAATGGCCTGGGTTCGAGCCTGCGCAGCGAGGATTGGGTCGGCCGCTTGGGCGGCGACGAATTCGCCATCTTCCTGGCCGGCGCCGATCTCGAGGTGGCCGAAAAGGTCGCCCAGCGCATCCACACGCGCCTGGCCCAGTCGGCCTTCCACTGGAACGATCGCAAGTTCGGCCTGGGCTGCAGCATCGGCATCGTCGAGATCAACGCCGACACCACCGATGCCGACTGGCTGCTGCGCGCCGCCGACACCGCCTGCTACCTGGCCAAGGAAGAAGGCCGCAACCGCATCCGCTGCTACCGCGAAACCGACGAGGCCTTTGCCCGTCGCCAGACCGAGCTGGACTGGGTGGCGCATATCCAGTTGGCCATCGCCGAGGATCGCCTGCTGCTGTACGCGCAGCGGATCAAGCCGCTGCGTGGTGAGCCGCGCCTGCAATACGAAGTGCTGGTGCGCATGGTCGACCACGAAGGGCGGATCTACTCGCCGGGCTACTTCCTGCCGCCGCTGGAACGCTACGGCCAGGCGATGATTCTGGATCGCCATGTGCTGGCCAGCACGCTGGCCCAGCTCAGTCGCGACACCCGCCATCTGCTCTGCCTGGACCTGTGCCATATCAACGTGTCGGCGCAATCGATAGCGGATCCACAGTTCCGCCGTTTTGCCGCCGAGCAACTCGATGCGCATCCGGGCGTGGCCAACAAGATCTGCTTCGAGATCACCGAGACCGCGGTGATCGGCAACCTCGGCGATGCCTGCCTCTTCATCGAGGCGATGCGTGCACGCGGTTGCCGGATTGCGCTGGATGATTTCGGCAGCGGCCTGTCCTCCTTCGCCTACCTGAAGAGCCTGGACGTGGACATCCTGAAAATCGACGGCGCCTTCATCCGCGATCTGGGCCAGGACAATGTCGATCTGGCGCTGGTGCGTTCGATGAGCCAGGTGGGACGCGCGCTGGGCAAGCGCACCATCGCCGAATGGGTCGAGAACGAGGCCGCCCTGGCCAAGCTGGACGAGGTGGGGATCGACTGCGTGCAGGGCTATGCCATCCATGCGCCGGCGCCGCTGTCCACGCTGATCCGGGAGTGGAAGACCCTGCACCTGGACGTGCACGCGCCGGCGCTGCTGGCCTCGCCCGGTCCCGCGGCCCTGTTGCCCGGCTGA
- a CDS encoding MliC family protein, producing the protein MRPHALTLCLLSIALLPACQRATAPATETAAAPASPTAAAAPTEPSIPEQQGEATTYLYQCQELAVTATFHGEGDADLSFNGRVLKLPHVVAASGARYADADGNEFWSKGQAEALLTLAGEAPRSCAGPGANPA; encoded by the coding sequence ATGCGCCCCCACGCGTTGACGTTGTGCCTGTTGTCCATCGCCTTGTTGCCCGCCTGCCAGCGCGCCACCGCGCCCGCGACCGAAACGGCAGCCGCCCCCGCCAGCCCCACCGCGGCCGCTGCGCCTACCGAGCCGAGCATTCCCGAGCAGCAGGGCGAGGCGACCACGTACCTGTACCAGTGCCAGGAACTGGCGGTCACCGCCACCTTCCATGGCGAGGGCGATGCGGACCTGAGCTTCAACGGCCGCGTGCTGAAGTTGCCGCATGTGGTGGCGGCGTCCGGCGCACGCTATGCCGATGCCGACGGCAACGAGTTCTGGAGCAAGGGCCAGGCCGAGGCCCTGCTCACGCTGGCAGGCGAAGCGCCGCGATCCTGCGCCGGTCCGGGCGCCAATCCGGCCTGA
- a CDS encoding MFS transporter: MSTAAAISHRDFTRHDAKTLGLAALGGALEFYDFVVFVFFTKVLGELFFPPGTAPWLAQLQVYGIFAAGYLARPLGGIVMAHFGDRGGRKRMFTLSVLLMAVPTLLIGLLPTYAQIGVLAPLLLLLLRIVQGIAVGGEVPGAWVFVAEHVPANRIGFACASLTAGLTAGILIGSLLATWINTAFSPAEVSGGLWRVPFLLGGAFGLFAVFLRRWLQETPVFIAMQARRELVQGLPVRDVLAGHGGAVLRGILASWLLTAAIVVGVLLTPNLVQAAFQLPASLAFLGGSIATTALIVGCLLSGWAVDRLGVAVTILVGSLLLLACIYLLYWPLAQGDQSGFLWHYALLGLSIGVTGAVPSLLIHAFPPAVRFSGVSFSYNVAYALFGAMTPPLVAWLAQRLGPLAPAHYVAFTCVMGVLLSSWMLTRRSAPG, from the coding sequence GTGAGCACTGCCGCCGCCATCAGCCACCGCGACTTCACCCGTCATGACGCCAAGACCCTGGGTCTGGCCGCGCTCGGCGGCGCGCTGGAGTTCTACGACTTCGTGGTGTTCGTCTTCTTCACCAAGGTGCTGGGCGAGCTGTTCTTTCCTCCGGGCACCGCACCCTGGCTGGCGCAGCTGCAGGTGTACGGCATCTTCGCCGCCGGCTATCTGGCGCGGCCGTTGGGCGGCATCGTGATGGCGCACTTCGGCGACCGCGGTGGACGCAAGCGCATGTTCACCCTCAGCGTGCTGTTGATGGCGGTGCCCACGTTGCTGATTGGCCTGCTGCCCACCTACGCGCAGATTGGCGTGCTGGCGCCGCTGCTGTTGTTGCTGCTGCGGATCGTGCAGGGCATCGCGGTGGGGGGCGAAGTGCCGGGGGCGTGGGTGTTCGTGGCCGAGCATGTGCCCGCCAACCGCATTGGCTTTGCCTGCGCCAGCCTGACCGCCGGCCTCACCGCCGGCATCCTCATTGGCTCGTTGCTGGCCACCTGGATCAACACCGCCTTCAGCCCTGCCGAAGTCAGCGGTGGTCTGTGGCGGGTGCCGTTCCTGCTCGGTGGTGCGTTCGGCCTGTTCGCCGTGTTCCTGCGTCGCTGGTTGCAGGAAACGCCGGTGTTCATCGCCATGCAGGCGCGCCGCGAACTGGTGCAGGGCCTGCCGGTGCGCGACGTGCTGGCGGGCCATGGCGGTGCGGTGCTGCGCGGCATCCTGGCCTCGTGGTTGCTGACCGCGGCGATCGTGGTCGGCGTGCTGCTCACCCCCAACCTGGTGCAGGCGGCTTTCCAGTTGCCGGCGTCATTGGCCTTCCTCGGCGGCAGCATCGCCACCACGGCGTTGATCGTCGGCTGCCTGCTGTCGGGCTGGGCGGTGGACCGGCTGGGCGTGGCGGTGACGATCCTGGTGGGATCGTTGTTGCTGCTCGCCTGCATCTACCTGCTGTACTGGCCTTTGGCCCAGGGTGATCAGAGCGGCTTCCTCTGGCACTACGCACTGCTGGGTCTGAGCATCGGTGTTACCGGCGCGGTGCCGTCGCTGCTGATCCATGCCTTCCCGCCGGCGGTGCGGTTTTCGGGCGTGTCGTTCTCCTACAACGTGGCCTACGCGCTGTTCGGCGCGATGACGCCGCCGCTGGTGGCCTGGTTGGCGCAGCGCCTGGGGCCGTTGGCGCCCGCGCACTACGTGGCCTTTACCTGCGTGATGGGCGTGCTGCTGTCGAGCTGGATGCTGACCCGGCGCAGCGCGCCGGGCTGA
- a CDS encoding DMT family transporter, translating to MPMTAHAKAQLQIHFCVLLWGFTAILGKLITLPALPLVWWRMLLVVVALAVLPSVWRGLRAMPARLIWAYAGIGALVSLHWLTFYGAIKLANASVAATCIALAPAFTAVIEPWLARRPFSARELAFGVAVLPGVALVVGGVPDDMRLGVLVGAISALLVALFGSLNKRLVEHGDPLTVTALELGAGTLLLTALAPLMPLIFPVFAGPLLIVPSLSDGAYLLALSLLCTLLPFALSLVALRHLSAYGVQLVTNLEPVYAILLAIPLLGEQRELTPLFYAGVAIILAAVFLHPLLERRKRGAPVQHPEVLGTSEAKQLVD from the coding sequence ATGCCGATGACCGCCCACGCCAAAGCGCAACTGCAAATCCATTTCTGTGTCCTGCTGTGGGGCTTCACCGCCATCCTCGGCAAACTGATCACCCTGCCCGCACTGCCGCTGGTGTGGTGGCGCATGCTGCTGGTGGTGGTGGCGCTGGCCGTGCTGCCCAGCGTGTGGCGTGGCCTGCGGGCAATGCCGGCACGCCTGATCTGGGCCTATGCCGGTATCGGCGCGCTGGTGTCGCTGCATTGGCTGACGTTCTACGGCGCCATCAAGCTGGCCAACGCCTCGGTGGCCGCCACCTGCATCGCGCTGGCGCCGGCGTTTACTGCGGTCATCGAACCGTGGCTGGCGCGTCGCCCGTTCTCGGCGCGTGAGCTCGCCTTTGGCGTGGCGGTGTTGCCGGGCGTGGCGCTGGTGGTCGGCGGCGTCCCCGACGACATGCGCCTGGGCGTGCTGGTGGGCGCGATATCGGCGTTGCTGGTGGCCCTGTTCGGATCTTTGAACAAGCGGCTGGTCGAACACGGCGACCCGTTGACCGTCACCGCGCTGGAACTGGGTGCCGGCACCCTGCTGCTGACCGCACTGGCGCCGCTGATGCCGTTGATTTTCCCGGTGTTCGCCGGCCCGCTGCTGATCGTGCCCAGCCTCAGCGACGGCGCCTACCTGCTGGCGCTGTCGCTGCTGTGCACGCTGCTGCCGTTCGCGTTGTCACTGGTCGCCCTGCGCCATCTGAGCGCCTACGGCGTGCAGCTGGTGACCAACCTGGAGCCGGTCTACGCGATCCTGCTGGCGATTCCGCTGCTGGGCGAACAGCGCGAACTGACGCCGCTGTTCTACGCCGGCGTGGCGATCATCCTGGCCGCGGTGTTCCTGCATCCCCTGCTCGAGCGGCGCAAACGCGGCGCACCGGTGCAGCATCCGGAAGTGCTGGGAACGTCCGAAGCCAAGCAACTGGTGGATTGA
- a CDS encoding pseudouridine synthase yields MTTRLNKHIAESGFCSRREADRLIAEKRVTVNGQPAGMGAVVGEDDEVKVDGQSLRARTAKAGKRKHVYIALNKPVGVTCTTESSVKGNIVDFVGHEQRIFPIGRLDKDSEGLILLTSNGDIVNQILRAENRHEKEYLVAVNKQVTDEFLRGMARGVRIHGQMTLPCKTARLAKFGFRIVLTQGLNRQIRLMSAEFGYRVTQLRRVRIDNLKLGALKPGQWRNLTDAELRALLPAHTDW; encoded by the coding sequence ATGACGACCCGCCTCAACAAGCACATCGCCGAATCCGGCTTCTGTTCCCGCCGCGAGGCCGATCGCCTGATTGCCGAGAAGCGGGTCACCGTCAACGGCCAGCCCGCCGGCATGGGCGCGGTGGTGGGCGAGGACGACGAGGTCAAGGTCGACGGCCAGTCGCTGCGCGCGCGCACGGCCAAGGCGGGCAAGCGCAAGCACGTGTACATCGCGCTCAACAAGCCGGTGGGCGTGACCTGCACCACCGAGAGTTCGGTCAAGGGGAACATCGTCGACTTCGTCGGCCACGAGCAGCGCATCTTTCCGATCGGCCGGCTGGACAAGGATTCCGAAGGCCTGATCCTGTTGACCAGCAATGGCGACATCGTCAACCAGATCCTGCGTGCCGAGAACCGCCACGAGAAGGAATACCTGGTGGCGGTCAACAAGCAGGTCACCGATGAATTCCTGCGCGGCATGGCCCGCGGCGTGCGCATCCACGGGCAGATGACGCTGCCCTGCAAGACCGCGCGGCTGGCCAAGTTCGGCTTCCGCATCGTGCTGACCCAGGGCCTGAACCGGCAGATCCGCCTGATGTCGGCCGAGTTTGGCTATCGGGTGACCCAACTGCGCCGCGTGCGCATCGACAACCTCAAGCTGGGTGCGCTCAAGCCCGGTCAGTGGCGCAATCTGACCGACGCCGAACTGCGCGCCCTGTTGCCTGCACATACCGACTGGTAA
- a CDS encoding DUF72 domain-containing protein, which produces MTPARSRPPTGAGAIHVGVGGWVYAPWRDNFYPAGLVQRLELEYASRQLTAIEINGTYYGAQKPATYAKWREQTPPGFVFSAKAPMRIVQARVLAKTGKQVEDFVGGIAELGDRLGPLVWQFEGQGRLQREDFAAFLALLPRSAGGRHLRHVLDVRDAAFANADLIALARQHEVATVFTDAAEHPNFADLGTDFVYARLMRTQASRATGYTAQALAGWADIARRWAHGEDPPGLPHLLEPLKKAAPREVYVYFINGAKERNPAAAMALLAALGKR; this is translated from the coding sequence ATGACCCCAGCACGCTCGCGCCCGCCGACCGGCGCAGGCGCGATCCATGTCGGCGTGGGCGGCTGGGTTTACGCGCCCTGGCGCGACAACTTCTACCCGGCCGGGCTGGTGCAACGCCTGGAGCTGGAGTACGCCAGTCGCCAGCTCACCGCCATCGAAATCAACGGCACCTACTACGGCGCGCAGAAGCCGGCCACGTATGCCAAGTGGCGCGAGCAGACGCCGCCGGGCTTCGTGTTCTCGGCCAAGGCGCCGATGCGGATCGTGCAGGCGCGGGTCTTGGCCAAGACCGGCAAACAAGTCGAGGACTTTGTCGGCGGCATCGCCGAACTGGGTGATCGGCTCGGGCCACTGGTCTGGCAGTTCGAAGGCCAGGGTCGCCTGCAGCGCGAAGACTTCGCCGCGTTCCTGGCACTGCTGCCGCGCAGCGCCGGCGGTCGCCACCTGCGGCATGTGCTGGATGTGCGCGATGCCGCCTTCGCCAATGCGGATCTGATTGCGCTGGCGCGACAGCATGAGGTCGCCACGGTGTTCACCGACGCCGCAGAACATCCCAACTTCGCCGACCTCGGCACGGATTTCGTCTATGCGCGTTTGATGCGCACGCAGGCCAGCCGCGCCACCGGTTACACCGCCCAGGCGCTGGCCGGCTGGGCCGATATCGCCCGGCGCTGGGCACATGGTGAGGATCCGCCCGGACTTCCGCACCTGCTGGAGCCGTTGAAGAAGGCAGCGCCACGCGAGGTCTACGTGTACTTCATCAATGGCGCCAAGGAGCGCAATCCGGCCGCGGCCATGGCCTTGCTGGCGGCGCTGGGCAAGCGCTGA
- a CDS encoding DUF885 domain-containing protein, whose amino-acid sequence MRPSLLALALIASLSACQRTEAPSATPAGASAAANSTEAADAKFSEFSRRALAGWLQLSPVNATQIGEHRYDGEIDDLSETGRKAGVDFARKTLADLDAIDVSQLSRENQVDAAILRNQLQYDVWASETLQSWATDPQIYNGLAGGALYNLMAREFAPLPDRLKSATVRMEKIPGLLAQARANLDPARVPQIHAQTVAKQNAGILSIVEAFITPHAKELAEADQQRLAAATDTLKKAVAEHQQWLDKTLVPNAKGDFRIGAQLYDQKLKFALVSSLSRADIKQRAENELKRVRGEMYGIAQQVLKDRPGAPALGDQPDDATQQRAIEAALELAYAERPARDAVVADAEAALKSATDFVRAKDLVTLPDAPVDIIEMPEFQRGVAVAYCDSPGPLDKNLKTFYAISPIPTEWSQAQVDSFLREYNSRMIHLLSIHEGTPGHYLEGWHSGKFPSTLRAVLRSGLFAEGWAVYTERMMADAGYLNNDPLFRLVQLKFYLRTIANAILDQGVHVDGWSKEQAMDLMVRQTFQQEREADGKWTRAQLSSAQLPTYFVGAQEHFDLRKAMEAKLGDKFNAKAYHDQVLSYGAPPVRFVRELMLDEPIQ is encoded by the coding sequence ATGCGCCCCAGCCTGCTTGCCCTTGCCTTGATCGCCAGCCTGTCCGCCTGCCAGCGCACGGAAGCGCCCAGCGCCACGCCGGCCGGCGCCAGCGCCGCCGCCAACAGCACCGAAGCGGCGGATGCGAAGTTCAGCGAATTCTCCCGGCGCGCGCTGGCTGGCTGGCTGCAGCTCTCGCCGGTCAACGCCACCCAGATTGGCGAGCACCGGTACGACGGCGAGATCGATGATCTCAGCGAAACCGGGCGCAAGGCGGGTGTCGACTTTGCCCGCAAGACCCTGGCCGACCTGGACGCCATCGACGTCAGCCAGCTCTCGCGCGAGAACCAGGTGGATGCGGCGATCCTGCGCAACCAGCTTCAGTACGACGTGTGGGCCAGCGAAACCCTGCAATCGTGGGCGACCGATCCGCAGATCTACAACGGCCTGGCCGGCGGTGCGCTGTACAACCTGATGGCGCGCGAGTTCGCGCCGCTGCCGGATCGCCTGAAGTCGGCCACCGTGCGGATGGAGAAGATTCCCGGCCTGCTGGCGCAGGCGCGCGCCAACCTGGATCCCGCGCGTGTGCCGCAGATCCACGCGCAGACCGTGGCCAAGCAGAACGCCGGCATCCTCAGCATCGTCGAGGCCTTCATCACCCCGCATGCCAAGGAGTTGGCGGAAGCCGATCAACAACGCCTGGCCGCCGCCACCGACACGCTGAAGAAAGCCGTGGCCGAACACCAGCAATGGCTGGACAAGACCCTGGTGCCCAACGCCAAGGGCGACTTCCGCATCGGCGCGCAGTTGTATGACCAGAAGCTCAAGTTTGCGCTGGTGTCCTCGCTCTCGCGCGCGGACATCAAGCAGCGTGCGGAGAACGAACTCAAGCGCGTGCGCGGCGAGATGTACGGCATTGCCCAGCAGGTGCTGAAGGATCGGCCCGGTGCGCCGGCGTTGGGCGATCAGCCGGATGACGCCACCCAGCAGCGCGCCATCGAAGCGGCGCTGGAACTGGCCTATGCCGAGCGGCCCGCACGCGATGCGGTGGTGGCCGATGCGGAAGCGGCCTTGAAGTCGGCCACCGACTTTGTCCGCGCCAAGGATCTGGTGACCCTGCCGGATGCGCCGGTGGACATCATCGAGATGCCGGAATTCCAGCGCGGCGTGGCGGTGGCTTACTGCGATTCACCCGGTCCGCTGGACAAGAACCTGAAGACCTTCTACGCGATTTCGCCGATTCCCACCGAGTGGTCGCAGGCGCAAGTGGATTCGTTCCTGCGCGAATACAACAGCCGCATGATCCATCTGCTGAGCATCCACGAAGGCACGCCGGGCCATTATCTGGAAGGCTGGCACTCGGGCAAGTTCCCGTCGACCCTGCGCGCGGTGCTGCGCTCGGGCCTGTTTGCCGAGGGCTGGGCGGTCTACACCGAACGGATGATGGCCGACGCCGGCTACTTGAACAACGACCCGCTGTTCCGCCTGGTGCAGTTGAAGTTCTACCTGCGCACCATCGCCAACGCGATCCTGGATCAAGGCGTGCACGTGGATGGCTGGAGCAAGGAACAGGCGATGGACCTGATGGTACGCCAGACCTTCCAGCAGGAACGCGAAGCCGACGGCAAGTGGACCCGTGCGCAATTGAGTTCGGCGCAGTTGCCGACCTACTTCGTCGGCGCGCAGGAGCACTTCGATCTGCGCAAGGCGATGGAAGCCAAGCTGGGCGACAAGTTCAACGCCAAGGCTTACCACGATCAGGTGCTGTCGTACGGCGCGCCGCCGGTGCGCTTCGTGCGTGAGCTGATGCTGGACGAGCCGATCCAGTAA
- a CDS encoding lipid A deacylase LpxR family protein — translation MRPTGRFALLAVLALCSAQALARDYCNEATDLPPTVNFRVDNDLFGNQDQGYSNGVMLTLVSPNLMDYTNDPCLPRLARWFNGYLNALTPEGFDQQNMVVSFGHGIFTPQDPTATEVIPDDRPYAGVLLVSLGYNARKGDSLRTTQLQLGLVGESALGKQIQSEVHKMVGGEKFMGWDNQLHDEPVFRLVHERMERIEPHDRGVWSWDAIGHWGGTLGNLTTYANGGAEVRFGRYLPNDFGSTPLRPAGENTAPTGSRIPPHVLGFHMFLTTDVRWVLYDITLDGNTFRDSHSVDKRPVVAEYGYGMAFMYGRWKFALARYHRSREFDTQRERPVFGSFTISRQF, via the coding sequence ATGCGCCCGACAGGACGTTTCGCCCTGCTGGCCGTGCTTGCGCTGTGCAGCGCGCAAGCCCTTGCCCGCGATTACTGCAATGAGGCCACCGATCTTCCGCCCACGGTCAACTTCCGGGTCGACAACGATTTGTTCGGCAACCAGGACCAGGGTTACAGCAACGGCGTGATGTTGACGCTGGTCTCGCCCAACTTGATGGACTACACCAACGATCCCTGCCTGCCGCGACTGGCGCGCTGGTTCAATGGCTACCTCAATGCCTTGACCCCGGAAGGCTTCGACCAGCAGAACATGGTGGTGAGTTTCGGCCATGGCATCTTCACTCCGCAGGATCCCACCGCGACTGAAGTAATCCCGGATGACCGTCCCTATGCGGGCGTGCTGCTGGTCAGCCTGGGCTACAACGCGCGCAAGGGCGACAGCCTGCGCACCACCCAGCTGCAACTGGGCCTGGTCGGCGAGTCCGCACTCGGCAAGCAGATCCAGAGCGAAGTCCACAAGATGGTGGGCGGCGAGAAATTCATGGGCTGGGACAACCAGTTGCATGACGAGCCGGTGTTCCGCCTGGTGCATGAGCGCATGGAGCGCATTGAACCGCACGACCGGGGCGTCTGGAGTTGGGATGCCATCGGCCACTGGGGTGGCACGCTCGGCAACCTGACCACCTATGCCAACGGTGGCGCGGAAGTGCGGTTCGGCCGCTACCTGCCCAATGACTTCGGCAGCACGCCGCTGCGCCCGGCCGGCGAGAACACCGCGCCCACCGGCAGCCGCATTCCACCGCACGTGCTGGGTTTCCACATGTTCCTGACCACTGACGTGCGCTGGGTGTTGTACGACATCACCCTGGACGGCAACACCTTCCGCGACAGCCACAGCGTGGACAAGCGCCCGGTCGTGGCCGAGTACGGCTATGGCATGGCCTTCATGTACGGCCGCTGGAAATTCGCCCTGGCGCGCTACCACCGCAGCCGCGAATTCGATACGCAGCGTGAGCGGCCGGTGTTCGGCAGCTTCACGATTTCGCGGCAGTTCTAA
- a CDS encoding sensor domain-containing diguanylate cyclase → MGKPLPPANEEARLAALRSFDILDSAPEQGFDDLVVIAAGICAVPMASVSLIDRDRQWFKARLGLDDAETIRDTSFCAHAILTPQAITVVNDATQDARFSDNPLVMDEPGIRFYAGAPLVSQEGFALGTLCVIDKQPRQLEHFQLQALEALSRQVTHLLEMRRVSRALSLQLREREWYEQQLQHYQHELEQQNADLAEQTRTDPLTGLPNRRAFSVALATAIDKAMASGDGFAVAVLDVDHFKTVNDVHGHDEGDRVLAALSDLLKAQFAGRGMAARYGGEEFVILMPGTSLEEARLLCEYVRESVGLLSMGLPISVSIGLTGFRRGDAPDDLFKRADAALYEAKRNGRDRVSCG, encoded by the coding sequence ATGGGAAAACCGCTTCCGCCCGCCAACGAAGAAGCCCGCCTGGCCGCGCTGCGCAGTTTCGACATCCTCGATTCCGCGCCGGAGCAGGGCTTCGATGATCTGGTGGTGATTGCGGCCGGCATCTGCGCGGTGCCGATGGCCTCGGTCAGCCTGATCGACCGCGACCGTCAATGGTTCAAGGCGCGGCTGGGGCTGGATGATGCGGAAACGATCCGCGACACCTCCTTCTGCGCGCATGCGATCCTGACCCCGCAGGCGATTACCGTGGTCAACGACGCCACCCAGGATGCGCGCTTCTCCGACAACCCGCTGGTGATGGACGAGCCGGGCATCCGCTTCTACGCCGGCGCGCCGCTGGTCAGCCAGGAAGGCTTCGCGCTGGGCACGCTGTGCGTGATCGACAAGCAGCCACGGCAATTGGAACACTTCCAGCTGCAGGCGCTCGAAGCACTGTCACGCCAGGTCACCCATCTGCTGGAAATGCGCCGGGTCAGCCGCGCGCTGAGCCTGCAACTGCGCGAACGCGAGTGGTACGAGCAACAGCTGCAGCACTACCAGCACGAGCTGGAACAACAGAATGCCGACCTGGCCGAGCAGACCCGCACCGATCCCCTGACCGGCCTGCCCAATCGCCGCGCGTTCTCGGTGGCGTTGGCCACGGCCATCGACAAGGCCATGGCCAGTGGCGATGGCTTTGCGGTGGCGGTGCTGGACGTGGATCACTTCAAGACCGTCAACGATGTGCATGGCCATGACGAAGGCGATCGCGTGCTGGCGGCCTTGTCGGATCTGCTCAAGGCACAGTTTGCCGGCCGTGGCATGGCCGCGCGCTATGGCGGCGAGGAGTTCGTGATCCTGATGCCGGGCACTTCGCTGGAAGAAGCGCGGCTGCTCTGCGAATACGTGCGCGAATCGGTGGGGCTGCTGTCGATGGGCCTGCCGATTTCGGTGAGCATCGGCCTGACCGGCTTCCGTCGCGGCGACGCGCCGGATGATCTGTTCAAGCGCGCCGATGCGGCGCTGTACGAGGCCAAGCGCAACGGTCGCGACCGGGTCAGCTGCGGCTGA